The Saccharopolyspora gloriosae genome has a segment encoding these proteins:
- a CDS encoding peptide deformylase, giving the protein MSSRTRTPDAMGMVTMTGQAKTDLDATPEQDVFVAEFRRWRDVRGLSRSALAREMGYSRSYVSKVESGGEHASREFAQAADGALNAGGSLRRAWREQNTVPAPRKPSAPQHAAPAIEPAGGLVVEHDHAELFYVNGSYRATMRRHLVNNGTEPITRYLIRVSVDRFPGDPERSNRLYRDNPLTWEEIDLQAWHGEKREEPMRWSVQHDRDAFKEVWLLFANDSGRFPLYPGESAWIEYTYTVSDDKWGHWFRRAVRLPTQRLSVTLNFPTALDPAVWGLHTSMTAESMPFHTAIETRHEQDRTIYAWSTEDPPLHARYRLEWHFRNDSPTAPSGPPKPSETMTALGIVQDGDPVLRRSARQFTLPEEAEDARRVINELHSATQRISKAHTFGKGMGIAAPQIGIERAAAIVRPPGSDDLITLLNPRIIEAGEQGDEQYEGCLSFFDVRCLVPRPVVVHVEHQDITGERRITIFERGIARLVAHEVDHLYGVLCSDHLAPDVSPIPVDQYRGTGSNWHYPADSAT; this is encoded by the coding sequence GTGAGCTCACGCACACGCACGCCGGACGCGATGGGGATGGTGACCATGACCGGCCAGGCGAAAACCGATCTGGACGCGACGCCGGAACAAGACGTGTTCGTCGCCGAATTCCGGCGGTGGCGCGACGTTCGGGGCCTGTCCAGATCAGCACTGGCTCGGGAGATGGGTTACAGCCGGTCGTACGTGTCGAAGGTCGAAAGCGGCGGTGAGCACGCGTCGCGCGAATTCGCGCAGGCAGCCGACGGCGCGCTCAACGCCGGTGGATCACTGCGCCGCGCTTGGCGGGAGCAGAACACCGTTCCCGCGCCGCGCAAACCCAGCGCGCCGCAGCACGCCGCGCCGGCCATCGAACCCGCGGGCGGGCTGGTGGTCGAGCACGATCACGCGGAACTGTTCTACGTCAACGGTTCCTATCGCGCCACCATGCGGCGACATCTGGTCAACAACGGCACCGAGCCGATCACCCGTTACCTGATCCGCGTCTCGGTGGACCGGTTCCCCGGCGATCCCGAACGCTCCAACCGGCTCTACCGGGACAACCCGCTGACCTGGGAGGAAATCGACCTCCAGGCCTGGCACGGGGAGAAGCGCGAAGAGCCGATGCGCTGGAGCGTGCAACACGACCGGGACGCGTTCAAGGAAGTGTGGCTGCTGTTCGCCAACGACTCCGGCCGATTCCCGCTGTATCCGGGGGAAAGCGCCTGGATCGAATACACCTACACCGTCAGCGACGACAAGTGGGGCCATTGGTTCCGCCGCGCGGTGCGGCTGCCCACCCAGCGGTTATCGGTGACGTTGAACTTCCCGACGGCGCTGGACCCCGCGGTGTGGGGCCTGCACACCTCGATGACGGCGGAGTCGATGCCGTTCCACACCGCCATCGAGACCCGGCACGAGCAGGACCGCACGATCTACGCGTGGTCGACCGAGGATCCGCCGCTGCACGCGCGGTACCGGTTGGAATGGCACTTCCGCAACGACTCGCCCACCGCCCCGTCCGGGCCGCCGAAACCGAGCGAGACGATGACGGCGCTGGGCATCGTGCAGGACGGCGATCCGGTGCTGCGGCGATCCGCCCGGCAGTTCACGCTGCCCGAAGAGGCCGAGGACGCCCGGCGGGTGATCAACGAGCTGCACTCGGCGACACAACGCATCTCCAAGGCGCACACCTTCGGCAAAGGCATGGGCATCGCCGCCCCGCAGATCGGCATCGAGCGGGCGGCGGCGATCGTGCGCCCGCCCGGCAGCGACGACCTGATCACGTTGCTGAACCCGCGGATCATCGAGGCGGGCGAACAGGGCGACGAGCAGTACGAGGGCTGCCTGAGCTTCTTCGACGTGCGCTGCCTGGTGCCGCGGCCGGTGGTGGTGCACGTGGAGCACCAGGACATCACCGGGGAACGGCGCATCACCATCTTCGAACGCGGCATCGCGCGGCTCGTGGCGCACGAAGTGGATCACCTCTACGGCGTGCTGTGCAGCGATCACCTAGCACCGGACGTGTCGCCGATTCCGGTGGACCAGTACCGCGGCACCGGCTCGAACTGGCACTACCCGGCGGATTCCGCGACCTGA
- a CDS encoding alpha/beta hydrolase, giving the protein MFTFLVDPAELFTERARQFQSWGVSPTVIARARDRIDDMWGHGRTGWVPVWAEEARRKESEQDWAQAAACWGAARFPCLATADRREAYARQLECFRHASENLPVTFRRYLLDVPYRRQHTRVAAHIYRRPRAVSDQLLLLCGGVDTWKVELHRMALLISLISGLTVAAIDMPGTGESRVPLAADSDLLLAATARQLADLTRCSKTALLGLSFGGHWAAKLALTGRVDAAIDFGGPIGANGTAVDVLGLPHGMAGVIGNALDLPALPGRADADRFSLDFSLRRQGLLSSTSPSPLLAINGTGDPYVPLRDTIALADRPAAEVWLVPGTGHCARERLPRVLPPAIGWLLAELSPRSVRRQLVARTLRAALGDTVTGPRHVVGDHGAPEAVSTRTLTARA; this is encoded by the coding sequence ATGTTCACCTTTCTCGTGGATCCCGCGGAACTGTTCACCGAACGTGCCCGGCAGTTCCAGAGCTGGGGAGTGTCACCGACCGTGATCGCCCGCGCCCGTGACCGAATCGACGACATGTGGGGACACGGCCGCACCGGCTGGGTCCCGGTCTGGGCCGAGGAAGCCCGGCGCAAAGAGTCCGAACAGGACTGGGCGCAGGCCGCCGCGTGCTGGGGCGCGGCCCGATTCCCCTGCCTGGCCACCGCGGATCGCCGCGAGGCCTACGCGCGTCAACTGGAATGCTTCCGGCACGCTTCGGAGAACCTGCCCGTCACGTTCCGCCGGTACCTCCTCGACGTCCCGTACCGGCGGCAGCACACCCGCGTCGCCGCGCACATCTACCGCAGGCCCCGAGCCGTCAGCGACCAGTTGCTGCTGCTGTGCGGCGGCGTCGACACGTGGAAGGTCGAACTGCACCGGATGGCGCTGCTGATCTCGCTGATCAGCGGGCTCACCGTCGCCGCGATCGACATGCCCGGCACCGGCGAATCACGAGTTCCGCTCGCGGCGGACTCGGATCTGCTGCTGGCGGCAACCGCCCGGCAACTCGCCGACCTGACCCGGTGCTCGAAGACCGCCTTGCTGGGCCTGAGCTTCGGCGGGCACTGGGCCGCGAAGCTCGCGCTCACCGGCCGGGTCGACGCGGCGATCGACTTCGGCGGCCCCATCGGCGCGAACGGCACCGCCGTGGACGTGCTCGGGCTGCCGCACGGGATGGCCGGGGTCATCGGCAACGCGCTCGACCTGCCCGCGCTACCGGGCCGGGCCGACGCCGACCGGTTCTCCCTGGACTTCTCCCTGCGCAGGCAAGGACTGCTGAGCTCGACCTCGCCGTCCCCGCTGCTGGCGATCAACGGCACCGGCGACCCGTACGTCCCGCTGCGGGACACCATCGCGCTGGCCGACCGGCCGGCGGCCGAGGTGTGGCTGGTGCCGGGCACCGGGCACTGCGCCCGGGAACGGCTGCCCCGGGTGCTGCCGCCCGCGATCGGCTGGCTGCTGGCGGAGCTCTCGCCCAGGTCCGTGCGCCGTCAGCTCGTCGCCCGCACGCTGCGCGCCGCACTCGGCGACACCGTCACCGGACCTCGGCACGTCGTCGGGGACCACGGCGCCCCGGAAGCGGTCAGCACGCGGACGCTGACCGCGCGCGCTTGA
- a CDS encoding VOC family protein — protein sequence MNGTGFTVEFATARPMRLARWWAQVLDWTVDTGSPEPVVRPAGPPGVPLLFTAASREKTGKNGVHLDLRSESHEHERTMLLRLFNAGARFADVGQGEDVPWVVMTDPDGNELCLLEPRKSDVDTGAVHSVVVDSADPALDAQRWTETTPLIAVHREPHLVALHAPDRTGPYLEFLNAHGPGTKLRVRPQGTEQPE from the coding sequence ATGAACGGCACCGGGTTCACCGTCGAATTCGCCACCGCACGACCGATGCGGCTGGCGCGATGGTGGGCGCAGGTGCTCGACTGGACCGTCGACACCGGGTCGCCCGAGCCGGTGGTGCGGCCCGCGGGGCCGCCCGGGGTGCCGCTGCTGTTCACCGCCGCCTCGCGGGAGAAGACCGGGAAGAACGGCGTTCACCTGGACCTGCGCAGCGAGTCGCACGAGCACGAGCGGACCATGCTGCTGCGGCTGTTCAACGCGGGCGCGCGCTTCGCCGACGTCGGTCAGGGCGAGGACGTGCCGTGGGTCGTGATGACCGATCCCGACGGCAACGAACTGTGCCTGCTGGAACCGCGCAAGTCCGATGTGGACACCGGCGCGGTGCACTCCGTGGTGGTCGACTCCGCCGATCCGGCACTGGACGCGCAGCGGTGGACCGAGACCACCCCGCTGATCGCCGTGCACCGCGAACCGCACCTGGTGGCGCTGCACGCCCCGGACCGCACCGGCCCGTACCTGGAGTTCCTCAACGCCCACGGCCCCGGCACCAAGCTCCGCGTCCGGCCCCAGGGCACCGAGCAGCCGGAGTGA
- a CDS encoding trans-acting enoyl reductase family protein has protein sequence MIYGATGYTGRLIAERAIDRGQRPVLAGRDTAKVARVATPLGLPYRVFDLRDEAATAGALADVDLVAQCAGPFSATSAPMVAACLAAGAHYVDITGEIDVFESVFARHEDAVRAGVVLLPGAGFDVVPTDCLAALVAAALPEARNLDLAFQAVGGLSGGTVKSALEGAALGGRARIEGSLRTVPLGWRRREVPFPSGHRSVSSLPWGDVSTAYRSTGIPNITTFTRVPGLHRFGPGATVLGKVVLGRPMAQRLGKAVIGSVVGGPRAAKRARSWVEVFAEATDDAGRSVSAALIGPDTYEFTVDAVLRTVGGLLAGGIRPGAHTPSTALGADFVRRLHGVRVIEPAR, from the coding sequence ATGATCTACGGCGCTACCGGGTACACGGGCCGGCTCATCGCGGAACGCGCCATCGACCGGGGCCAGCGGCCGGTGCTCGCCGGGCGGGACACCGCGAAGGTCGCCCGCGTCGCCACCCCGCTGGGCTTGCCGTACCGCGTGTTCGATCTGCGCGATGAGGCCGCGACCGCGGGGGCGCTGGCGGACGTCGACCTGGTGGCGCAGTGCGCCGGACCGTTCTCGGCGACTTCGGCGCCGATGGTGGCGGCCTGTTTGGCGGCGGGGGCGCACTACGTGGACATCACCGGCGAGATCGACGTGTTCGAGTCCGTGTTCGCCCGGCACGAGGACGCCGTCCGCGCCGGAGTGGTGCTGCTGCCCGGGGCCGGGTTCGACGTGGTGCCGACGGACTGCCTGGCCGCGCTGGTCGCCGCCGCGCTGCCGGAGGCGAGGAACCTGGATCTGGCGTTCCAGGCCGTCGGCGGGCTCAGCGGCGGCACGGTGAAGAGCGCGCTGGAAGGCGCCGCCCTCGGCGGCCGGGCTCGCATCGAGGGTTCGCTGCGCACGGTTCCGCTGGGTTGGCGGCGCCGGGAGGTGCCGTTCCCGTCCGGGCACCGCTCGGTGTCCTCACTGCCCTGGGGAGATGTCAGCACCGCTTACCGCAGCACCGGAATCCCGAACATCACCACGTTCACCCGGGTACCGGGGCTGCACCGGTTCGGGCCGGGGGCGACGGTACTCGGCAAGGTGGTGCTGGGGCGGCCGATGGCGCAGCGCCTCGGCAAAGCCGTGATCGGTTCCGTGGTCGGCGGTCCCCGGGCGGCGAAGCGGGCGCGGAGCTGGGTGGAGGTCTTCGCGGAGGCCACCGACGACGCGGGTCGTTCGGTGTCGGCGGCGCTGATCGGCCCCGACACCTACGAGTTCACGGTGGACGCGGTGCTGCGCACCGTCGGCGGCCTGCTGGCGGGAGGAATCCGGCCGGGCGCGCACACTCCGTCCACCGCGTTGGGCGCGGACTTCGTGCGCCGCCTGCACGGAGTCCGCGTCATCGAGCCCGCCCGGTAG
- a CDS encoding TMEM165/GDT1 family protein: MLTSFAVSSAAIFVAELGDKSQLMAMTFATRYRAWQVLLGITLATTVVHAASVALGFGMGALLPTEWIGLVAGIAFLGFAAWTLRGDHLTDAEKSKARRTGGSAVIAVTLAFFLAELGDKTMLATVTLASQHDWLGTWIGSTLGMVLADALAIGVGLLLGKHLPERFIRYGAAALFAVFGGWLIIESLVGII, translated from the coding sequence GTGTTGACCAGCTTCGCCGTCAGCTCCGCGGCGATCTTCGTGGCTGAGCTCGGTGACAAGTCCCAGCTGATGGCGATGACCTTCGCCACCCGTTACCGCGCCTGGCAGGTGCTGCTCGGCATCACGCTCGCCACCACCGTCGTGCACGCCGCCTCGGTCGCCCTCGGATTCGGGATGGGCGCACTGCTGCCCACCGAATGGATTGGCCTGGTCGCCGGTATCGCCTTCCTCGGCTTCGCCGCATGGACGCTGCGCGGCGACCACCTCACCGACGCGGAGAAGAGCAAGGCGAGGCGCACCGGTGGGTCCGCGGTGATCGCGGTGACCCTCGCGTTCTTCCTCGCCGAGCTCGGGGACAAGACGATGCTGGCGACGGTCACCCTCGCCTCGCAGCACGACTGGCTGGGCACCTGGATCGGGTCGACCTTGGGCATGGTGCTGGCGGACGCGCTGGCCATCGGCGTCGGCCTGCTGCTGGGCAAGCACCTGCCGGAACGCTTCATCCGCTACGGCGCCGCCGCGCTGTTCGCCGTCTTCGGCGGCTGGCTGATCATCGAATCTCTCGTCGGGATCATCTGA
- a CDS encoding SAM-dependent methyltransferase has protein sequence MGTPSDADERRRLAGLGLPEQPSMTRVFDYLLGGTSHFELDRRFVEDVEPVLPNIAGHIQVIHAFLSRAVRYLAECGIDQFLDLGTGLPTVGDVHGTAQRVDPTARIAYVDADPFTVRLAEAQLRGVRGVTVTEADLCEPASVLTAPGVAGLLDFTRPVAVLAMAALPFITDDDELAGVVAAYRDACSVGSALVCSHLSMVTATADQVRRFGDVAEQIGSRPIWRSPDDFRTVFNGYELAEPGLLRTALWRPELGEPTGRQHDALEMDTLSAVGMLVSRPVPTALRLVGR, from the coding sequence ATGGGAACTCCGTCCGACGCGGACGAGCGACGGCGGTTGGCGGGCTTGGGCCTGCCGGAGCAGCCTTCGATGACGCGCGTCTTCGACTACCTGCTGGGCGGTACGAGCCATTTCGAGCTCGATCGCAGATTCGTCGAGGACGTCGAACCGGTGTTGCCGAACATCGCCGGGCACATCCAGGTCATTCATGCGTTCCTGAGCCGCGCGGTGCGCTACCTGGCCGAATGCGGGATCGACCAGTTCCTCGACCTGGGAACCGGATTGCCCACGGTCGGCGATGTGCACGGCACCGCGCAACGCGTCGACCCGACCGCGCGGATCGCCTACGTCGACGCCGACCCGTTCACGGTGCGGCTCGCCGAGGCGCAGCTGCGCGGAGTGCGCGGCGTGACGGTGACCGAAGCCGACCTGTGCGAACCGGCCAGCGTGCTGACCGCGCCGGGAGTGGCGGGGCTGCTGGACTTCACCCGCCCGGTGGCGGTGCTGGCGATGGCCGCGCTGCCGTTCATCACCGACGACGACGAGCTGGCCGGGGTGGTCGCCGCCTACCGGGACGCGTGCTCGGTGGGCAGCGCGCTGGTCTGCTCGCACCTGTCGATGGTCACCGCGACGGCGGATCAGGTGCGCAGGTTCGGTGACGTGGCGGAGCAGATCGGGAGCAGGCCGATCTGGCGTTCGCCGGACGATTTCCGCACCGTGTTCAACGGCTACGAACTGGCCGAGCCAGGGCTGCTGCGGACGGCGCTGTGGCGTCCGGAACTGGGTGAGCCGACCGGCCGGCAGCACGATGCGCTTGAGATGGACACCCTTTCGGCGGTGGGGATGCTGGTGTCCCGCCCTGTTCCGACCGCGCTGCGCCTCGTTGGCCGATGA
- a CDS encoding putative hydro-lyase — protein MQPATMTPGQARATFRAGLRAPTAGYSSGWTQANLLTLPRADAYDFLLFAQRNPRSCPVLDVTEPGETAASIFAGDLRTDLPAYRIYRNGELTEESGEVTGLWRDDLVSFLIGCSFTFEAALLEAGVPVRHLEQGVNVPMYRTNRECRPAGALAGPLVVSMRPMLADQVATAVRVTSRYPAVHGAPVHIGSPAELGVRDLDAPDFGEPVQVRPGEIPVFWACGVTPQAAVMRSKPALAIGHAPGHMAVTDVRDGDYLVP, from the coding sequence ATGCAACCCGCGACCATGACACCGGGGCAGGCCAGGGCCACGTTCCGCGCCGGGCTCCGCGCGCCGACCGCGGGCTACAGCTCGGGGTGGACGCAGGCGAACCTGCTGACGCTGCCGCGCGCGGACGCCTACGACTTCCTGCTGTTCGCACAGCGCAACCCGCGGTCCTGCCCCGTGCTTGACGTGACCGAGCCGGGCGAGACGGCGGCGTCGATCTTCGCGGGTGACCTGCGCACCGACCTGCCCGCCTATCGGATCTACCGGAACGGCGAACTCACCGAGGAATCCGGGGAGGTCACCGGACTGTGGCGGGACGACCTGGTGTCGTTCCTCATCGGTTGCAGCTTCACCTTCGAGGCCGCGCTGCTCGAAGCGGGCGTGCCGGTCCGGCACCTCGAACAAGGCGTCAACGTGCCGATGTACCGGACGAACCGCGAATGCCGCCCGGCGGGCGCGCTCGCCGGGCCGCTGGTGGTGTCGATGCGCCCGATGCTCGCCGACCAGGTGGCCACCGCGGTGCGGGTGACCTCCCGCTACCCCGCGGTGCACGGCGCACCCGTGCACATCGGGTCGCCGGCCGAACTCGGCGTCCGGGACCTGGACGCGCCGGACTTCGGGGAACCGGTTCAGGTCAGGCCGGGGGAGATCCCGGTGTTCTGGGCCTGCGGAGTGACCCCGCAGGCCGCCGTGATGCGCTCCAAGCCGGCACTCGCGATCGGGCACGCTCCGGGGCACATGGCGGTGACCGACGTGCGCGACGGCGACTACCTGGTTCCGTGA
- a CDS encoding biotin-dependent carboxyltransferase family protein, with translation MIEIVEPGPLATVQDLGRSGHAGIGVGVSGAADRAAMRLANRLVGNAEGAAAIESTFGGLLLRPDRDVTVAVTGADSQLTVDGRAEPVNTVLRIRAGGSLRVGPPARGLRGYVAVRGGIAVEPVLGSRATDVLSGLGPPQLTAGTRLPIGPAPAEFPVVEHAPIRRGRDGDLELAVVLGPREDWFTEQAISTLLGESFEVSAEINRVGMRLDGPELPRAHTEELPSEGMALGSLQVPPSGRPTLFLADHPVTGGYPVIAVVTAADVDRAAQARPGQRVRFRQVTPDPAKR, from the coding sequence ATGATCGAGATCGTGGAGCCCGGCCCGCTGGCGACCGTGCAGGACCTGGGCCGCAGCGGCCACGCGGGCATCGGCGTCGGCGTTTCCGGCGCGGCCGATCGGGCAGCGATGCGGCTGGCGAACCGCCTCGTCGGAAACGCGGAGGGAGCGGCGGCGATCGAGAGCACCTTCGGCGGGCTGCTGCTGCGGCCGGACCGGGACGTGACGGTGGCCGTGACCGGCGCCGACTCGCAACTGACCGTGGACGGCCGGGCGGAACCGGTGAACACCGTGCTGCGGATCCGCGCGGGCGGCTCGCTGCGCGTCGGCCCGCCCGCGCGGGGACTGCGCGGGTACGTGGCGGTGCGCGGCGGGATCGCGGTGGAACCGGTGCTCGGTTCCCGTGCCACCGACGTGCTCTCCGGGCTCGGGCCGCCGCAGCTCACCGCCGGGACGCGGCTGCCGATCGGTCCGGCGCCCGCCGAGTTCCCCGTCGTCGAGCACGCCCCGATCCGTCGCGGGCGCGACGGCGACCTGGAGCTCGCGGTCGTGCTCGGGCCGCGCGAGGACTGGTTCACCGAACAGGCGATCAGCACGCTGCTGGGGGAGTCGTTCGAGGTGAGCGCCGAGATCAACCGGGTGGGCATGCGCCTCGACGGTCCCGAACTGCCCCGGGCGCACACCGAGGAACTGCCCAGCGAAGGAATGGCGCTCGGTTCGTTGCAGGTGCCGCCATCGGGACGGCCGACGCTGTTCCTCGCCGACCATCCCGTCACCGGCGGCTACCCGGTGATCGCGGTCGTGACCGCCGCCGACGTCGACCGCGCCGCTCAGGCCCGCCCCGGACAGCGGGTGCGATTTCGTCAAGTGACACCGGATCCAGCGAAGAGGTGA
- a CDS encoding allophanate hydrolase subunit 1: protein MRVLRCADSALLVELADLPAVQALHGELRESTPDGVLDMVPAARTLLLRLDPGRCDPAAVERAVRDVRVGQRRGHDGGLLRVPVVYDGADLAEVAKLTGLTEREVVHEHTEVPWTVAFGGFAPGFGYLTGGSPKLAVPRRGESRTRVPPGAVGLAGEFSGIYPRESPGGWQLIGRTDLEIWRTDREPPALLRPGVRVRFEEVS, encoded by the coding sequence CTGCGGGTGCTGCGCTGCGCCGACTCGGCGCTGCTGGTGGAGCTGGCCGACCTGCCCGCGGTGCAGGCGCTCCACGGTGAGCTGCGCGAATCCACCCCGGACGGAGTGCTCGACATGGTGCCCGCGGCCCGCACGCTGCTGCTGCGGCTCGATCCGGGACGCTGCGATCCGGCGGCCGTGGAACGCGCGGTCCGCGACGTCCGGGTCGGTCAGCGGCGCGGCCACGACGGCGGGCTGCTGCGGGTTCCGGTGGTCTACGACGGTGCGGACCTCGCCGAGGTCGCGAAGCTGACGGGGCTCACCGAGCGGGAAGTCGTGCACGAGCACACCGAGGTCCCGTGGACGGTCGCCTTCGGCGGGTTCGCCCCCGGATTCGGCTACCTCACCGGCGGTTCGCCGAAACTGGCCGTGCCGCGGCGCGGCGAGTCGCGAACTCGGGTGCCTCCGGGCGCAGTGGGACTCGCCGGCGAGTTCAGCGGCATCTACCCGCGGGAATCGCCGGGCGGCTGGCAGCTCATCGGCCGCACCGACCTGGAGATCTGGCGCACCGACCGGGAGCCGCCCGCGCTGTTGCGACCCGGTGTGCGCGTCCGGTTCGAGGAAGTCTCATGA
- a CDS encoding LamB/YcsF family protein: MDLNSDLAEGFGRWELGDDAALLGVVTSANVACGFHAGDPGVIRRACAEAAARSVAVGAQVGYRDLAGFGRRFIDVPPRELTDEVLYQLAALDGIARVEGTAVTYVKPHGALYNAIVRDEAQAAAVVDAVTSFDPELAVLGLPGSTWLAQAADAGLRVFREAFADRAYTPEATLVSRREPGAVLHDPELIARRCLRIAHGEPIEAVDGREITVAAESICVHGDSPGAVKIAETVRDRLRADGVELAPFAPGRAK; the protein is encoded by the coding sequence ATCGATCTGAACTCGGATCTCGCCGAAGGCTTCGGACGGTGGGAACTCGGTGACGATGCCGCGCTGCTGGGCGTGGTGACCAGCGCGAACGTGGCGTGCGGCTTCCACGCGGGCGACCCCGGAGTGATCCGCCGCGCCTGTGCGGAGGCGGCGGCGCGGTCGGTCGCGGTGGGCGCCCAGGTCGGCTACCGGGATCTCGCCGGTTTCGGCCGCAGGTTCATCGACGTGCCGCCTCGCGAACTCACCGACGAGGTGCTGTACCAGCTGGCGGCGCTCGACGGCATCGCCCGCGTCGAGGGCACCGCGGTGACCTACGTGAAACCGCACGGCGCGCTCTACAACGCGATCGTGCGGGACGAGGCGCAGGCGGCGGCGGTCGTCGACGCGGTCACCTCCTTCGATCCGGAGCTCGCGGTACTCGGACTTCCCGGTTCGACGTGGCTGGCGCAGGCGGCGGACGCGGGCCTGCGAGTGTTCCGGGAGGCGTTCGCCGACCGCGCCTACACACCCGAGGCGACCCTGGTGTCCCGCCGCGAGCCCGGCGCGGTGCTGCACGACCCGGAGCTGATCGCGCGGCGGTGCCTGCGCATCGCGCACGGCGAACCGATCGAAGCCGTCGACGGCCGCGAGATCACCGTGGCGGCCGAGTCGATCTGCGTGCACGGCGACAGCCCCGGAGCCGTCAAGATCGCCGAGACCGTGCGGGACCGGCTGCGCGCCGACGGCGTCGAACTGGCGCCCTTCGCACCGGGGCGGGCGAAGTGA
- a CDS encoding NRAMP family divalent metal transporter gives MSGTSTKTSANRGALIGAVFLMATSAIGPGFITQTTDFTMRLGAAFAFAIVLSVLIDIAVQLNVWRVIGVSGMRAQDLGNKVLPGLGYAMAALVVFGGLVFNVANVSGTSLGLDAMFGLDAKIGGTLSALLAIGIFLSKRAGVAMDRIVVVLGVLMIGLTSYVAIVSDPPVGEAMRQAVLPDQVDFLAVTTLIGGTVGGYITYAGAHRLVDAGVTGPERIVDVSRSSVLSLLVTGVMRAVLFLAVLGVVAGGATLSSANPTAEAFGHAAGEIGIRAFGLIMWAAAITSVVGAAYTSVSFLVTFSAGLQRARTWLVVGFIALSTAVFLLLDQAPTTLLVMAGALNGLILPVGFGVLLWVAARRGDLLGGYRYPRWLLVIGVLAWLLSLYFGVNSLSGIAQLWQ, from the coding sequence ATGAGCGGCACCAGCACGAAGACCAGCGCCAACCGCGGCGCGCTGATCGGAGCCGTCTTCCTGATGGCCACCAGCGCCATCGGACCCGGCTTCATCACCCAGACCACCGACTTCACCATGCGGCTCGGCGCGGCGTTCGCCTTCGCCATCGTGCTGTCCGTGCTCATCGACATCGCCGTGCAGCTCAACGTGTGGCGTGTCATCGGCGTCTCCGGCATGCGCGCCCAGGACCTCGGCAACAAGGTGCTTCCCGGCCTGGGCTACGCGATGGCCGCGCTCGTCGTGTTCGGCGGGCTCGTGTTCAACGTGGCCAACGTGTCCGGCACCTCGCTCGGCCTGGACGCCATGTTCGGGCTGGACGCGAAGATCGGCGGCACCCTGTCGGCGCTGCTGGCCATCGGGATCTTCCTGAGCAAGCGCGCCGGAGTGGCGATGGACCGCATCGTGGTCGTGCTGGGCGTGCTCATGATCGGGCTCACCTCCTACGTCGCCATCGTGTCCGACCCGCCGGTCGGTGAGGCGATGCGGCAGGCCGTGCTGCCCGACCAGGTCGACTTCCTCGCCGTCACCACGCTCATCGGCGGCACCGTCGGCGGCTACATCACCTACGCGGGCGCGCACCGGCTCGTCGACGCCGGCGTCACCGGCCCGGAGCGCATCGTCGACGTCAGCCGTAGCTCGGTGCTGTCGCTGCTGGTCACCGGCGTGATGCGAGCAGTGCTGTTCCTCGCGGTGCTCGGCGTGGTGGCGGGCGGCGCCACGCTCAGCTCGGCCAACCCGACCGCGGAGGCATTCGGGCACGCCGCCGGGGAGATCGGCATCCGGGCCTTCGGGCTGATCATGTGGGCGGCCGCGATCACCTCGGTCGTCGGCGCCGCCTACACCTCGGTGTCGTTCCTGGTGACCTTCTCCGCGGGCTTGCAGCGCGCCCGGACCTGGCTGGTGGTCGGCTTCATCGCGCTGTCCACCGCGGTGTTCCTGCTGCTGGACCAGGCCCCGACGACGCTGCTGGTGATGGCGGGCGCGCTCAACGGGCTGATCCTGCCCGTCGGGTTCGGCGTGCTGCTGTGGGTGGCGGCGCGGCGCGGTGATCTGCTGGGCGGCTACCGCTATCCGCGCTGGCTGCTGGTGATCGGCGTGCTGGCTTGGCTGCTGTCGTTGTACTTCGGGGTGAACTCGCTGAGCGGCATCGCGCAGCTGTGGCAGTGA